From Dermacentor albipictus isolate Rhodes 1998 colony chromosome 8, USDA_Dalb.pri_finalv2, whole genome shotgun sequence:
tgaagtattaggATGAGGGTTTTGTTGCGTACATTTTTGCTGTCTGATGTTATGGCCTAAAGTAAGATATACTGTGATTTTGAGAGAATTAATGCTGACAGACGTGCAGTCACCTGAAAGATGAGTTCCAACAAgtgcccgtggtggaactggcccctagACTACCGTTCTACATTGAGCCTCTAAATCCTGATTTGATGAATAGCAGTCATAGGAAAGTGCTTAGctcttgaatgttttttttttggtatgccGGCGCGGCTCACCTTAAtgagctcaccttataatgagttaGATGTGTGACTCACACTTTTGGAACTGCCTGGTTTTTCACATCACTAACCATGACAGGATAGATGCGCTACATTATAATTGAGTTAATACTGGAAAATGAACTAGGTCATTTGTTGCGCGTGCGTTTACACATTTAGCGAAATAATTTATTATACATAACCTACTTTTTAATGTAGGAGTTCCTAAAAGACAGCAACCTTATATTAATAGGAGCGCTTACGAATAAAGAAAATTTGAATGCTTATTAGCTTTCACCGCATGGCAAGGAAGAAAATTTCCATAAAATATCCTGATGATAATTAAGAGCCTATCCGATTGACAACGTTTGATCTGACTTCCCCCTTGTTAAGCTGATACCGACCTGGAAGTAGTTGGTATCATGGGCCTTTGAGATGTGACCAATCGTCGAACAAAAGGTTATTTCGAATGTTTCATATTTCGGGCAGGCCTTTTTTACCCTCCTTCGTTTCACTccggttcgcaaacacgcataaaaCGAAAGTACGTTGCGAAGAGCGTCGTTCGTCCAAACCCACGAGCTACTGCGACTCACCTTGCCAATGTCGCTGTCATTTAGGActagataagaaatatatattttaaatcgacgcttcacgaatccaaaaagagctgcccgcgaccagtcaagctaggtttctttcatatCGTACTTCGACCTAGGAGAGATCATTCAGTCCATGGACAAAGGAAAGCGCAACATCATAGAGAAAAGAACAGAGAATAGAAGAGAAAAACCAGGGAGGTTCACCATGGTCGCGCCTGTTTGGCTACCCTAAAcacgggaaggaaaaaaaagtgatgGTAATTTAGCGGTAAACGTGAGAGAAATATGGTAGGCATTACGGCACACCTCTATGAGGTCCCGGATCCGTGACTCATACCACGTTCACCACATTATAATGTGCTCACTCGACATACGTCTTGCCTCTACGAGGAGCGAAGTGTAACCAACGGGAGCCTGCAGCAAACCCCCACCAtcatgcacgcacgcgcgcacacgcgcacgcacgcacgtacgcacatgcgcgcacacacacacacacacacacacacacacacacacacacacacgcacacacacacacacacacacgcacacacacacacacacacacacgcacgcacacacacacacacacacgcacacgcacacacacacacacacacacacacacactcgcgcacACCTAGACCGAGAATGCACGCGGTAGGCAAATTGTACACAGTTCTGTTTGATTTGTATCGAGATAATGCTGGTTTCTTTTACTCCTTGTATAAAGTGTGTTTTGTAATTGGTTTTCTGGCGCATTCGTAGCTTCACTAAAATATTTGTTAGGTCATATTCTTGTTGCAGTAGAAGACCCAGTTGTCTGTGCGGTTTTCATCATTTTCGTTGTGCTTGCGTAGCCAGGTCGAAAGAGTGTTTATGCAAGAACTGTCTGCACTGGTTCCAATGAAGAGGGCTAGGTCGAATCATAAGCTAATAAACTAAGTAACATTTCCATTCCGGACTCTCTGCAGTAGCAGGACTGCTGGACTCCTCGTCTTCTAGGCATCAAAGGAACACGGATGATGCAGGCTACCTGACTTTCTCGATATCGCCCATCAGAGTTGTATGGCGTCGGGTACATCATCTTGCAGTCTGTCCCGAACTGCCGGTCATCGTATCCGATGTGGCCATGAGCAATAATCAAATCCGGCATGTATACTTGCCTGCAATTATAACGATTGCATCCCTGTATCTACGGAAACATACGCTCTGAACTAGCAACTAAAGGCACCACGCTACTTGCAATATTACTTGGTACAGGAACGTCTTAGCGCGCAGTTCTGCCCGGCAAAGTCGTAATGCTTTTCTCACCTCATGGTGTCTAGAGCACCCTTGATGTCTGTGTCTTCCAGGAAAAGGCCTATGGCCAAATAAGATGCCTCCGCCGCGTGACTTCGTTGCATTTGCAGCAAGGCGTGAAGGCTCTGCAAAGAACAATAAAAGACTCACACATGCTTGGCAGCCACCAAGTTCGTGAGCTGAAAGCGCCGCATTTGAAAGAAATGCATGAACGAGCTAGTTGACATGGTATGCCTATTAGACAACTGATAAAAGCCGACGTAGCTCAAGCGCAGGCACTAGAACAAAGTGAAATTTCTATTTGCGTGTGTACAAAATAAAGCGGCAGAAATATCCAGAAATACCAATTGTAGCCCTCGGGAAAGCATAATCGAAACTGCGCAAGAATGGTCGTGATGTACGTACATCGTCATCAGGCTATATTCATGTCCACTGAGAGACGAAGGCCTCTTACTGATattgccaactgattccaactagcacctgcaaatttcacaattgcatcaccccacctagtcttctgccgcccACGACTGGGATTCCTTTCTCTTGACGGTCATTATGCAGctctaatggcccaccggttatccatcctacgcattacatggcctgcccagctccatttcgtCTCTCTTGTtgttaattagaatatcggcaATCATCGTACGCTTTCTGATCCACACACTCTCTTcctgaattgaattatggggttttacatgccaaaaccaccttctgattatgaggcaccccgtagtggagaactccgagaATTTCGAccctctggggttctttaacctgcaccaaaatATAAGTAGAGGgacgtgttttcgcatttccccccatctaacctctcttcctgcctcttaacgttacgcctaacatttttcgttccgtggctctttgcgtggtcctgcATATCTTCTCGAGTTCCTTTGCAAACCTctaagtttctgctccatatgttagcacaggtagaatgcagtgattgcacacccttcttttcaatgatagttctaagcttccagtcaagatctGGCAATGGCTGCCGTAGTACTCCAGCCCGTGTTTACTGTAAATTTTATTCTCACGAACCTGGTCGGGAGCCACTATCACAAGAGCCCACGGGGGCGGCAGCACGTAGTTGACGCAAAGTGGCGGCAAACGACCGTGCTGCAATCGACTCACGAAGGGAAGGTTTCCCGACCGAACCGAGGCACAACTTCCACGACGCTGCGGACGCATTCGGTGGGTTCGATCGCCTGTGATGCGTACTGTATAAGCTATccacctgcgatacactagtggtgcaggttgAGGGATCTCTACTTTATGCCTCTCTCCCTTTCCGCGTATGCTTCCCAATGGGAGCACTATATAGTAACTCTAGTGATGCACGGAGAGCAGCATCATGTGGGGGTGTTACAGGATAGTGAGCTTTGCGTCACGCGTCACGTGACGAAACTCTCCTACCTTACTAATGGAAGTGCACGCGGCATCGCGTGTCCTTCCACCAATGAAAACGTCTCCTGGTGAGCTGTGAAGCTCTGTTTTGCGGACGGCAACGACGACACGAAATCGGGGAATGAGTCAAGAATAGCTACCGCTTTGTATCAATGAAGCCCTATATGTATAGGCGCACCAGGGGCTACACTACGTGCGCTTCTTCACATCTTTCGCCCAAGTGTCGTATACGgagctcacatttttttttttctacatgccATGAGCGAGGTTTCAAATGTCTTGAGCGGACAGGTTTGTAATACTTGAGCGGACCGCATTGTAATCACATAATGTGCGAAGTATAACTGTCGAGGACCAAACGTGAAAGAAACACAGTGCTGCATTTGTAAAGTAGCGTTCAGAGAGACCGCTTTGACGGCACACGCACTTACCGCCAGAACGTGGATGATATCGCGGAAATCTTGATCGTCGTTTTGTCCCGCGTGCTCGATGGAAAGAAATCCGTAATGGCGTATGCTTCGCGTCCAGAGTTCTTCAACCTTGGAACGCCCTGCCGGTGTTTCAAGGTCATGTGCCACCTCTGATTTCTTTCTGTAAGCGCAAAGGTAAACCGCAAGAATTACTTTACCAATAAAGGTTGCTAAAAAAATCCGATGGTGTGGTTAACTTAAAATAATTTATAAATTCCGCAGCGGGATTGTTCTTCTAACTAGCGCGCAAATTACATCATCAATGAGTAAAGAACGAACCTCTGGTTGGTAAGTGGGTAGCCCTGTCGCACCAAGGCGATTCTAACTTCGGTTATTGCGTAGAAAACAGCGTCTAAGAGTGCTATATAATAACGAAGAATACTTGAAGGCACGCGCCCAGGAAAGTGGTCCGACATTGTTTAGCAACAAGGATAAAGAGGCTGGATACATTTTTGCTGGTCttcttagaaaaagaaaacgttgagGTTTCGCCAGGTCAAGACTGCTAAAATAGAAGAAGGCAGGTCAGAGAATCCATATCTTTCTCAGTGGAAGCAGCTACCAGCACACCTAACAGAGAAGACTTCCTTAAACTGACTTAATCGCGAAGCTATATTAGCGCTCACAATCAGAAATCGATGAATTTTTACTGGCGCTGACGCCAGGCCGCTTTAGGGCAGAGTTAATGTCAATCCGCACGGCCTTCCGAACGTCTTCAGCGCGCGTATAAACCGAAATAGGTGCGCCCGTGTGCAACGTGTGCAGTTTCGCGCACCGTGTGCAGAAGGTCGTGCGAACTGACCGTAAGTCGGCACTTACGTGTAGCGCTGTAGCGCCGGTGTAATCCCATTACAGGCTTTGCAGATGCCAGGTAGCTGCCAGAGCATTGCTCCTTTTGCCTAGTTGGCTTGCGGGCTGTCTCGCGCCAGTCCCACCGAGTTGTAGTTGAAAAACCGTCCGACGAGTTCGACAGCAGCGCTAAACCTTGCTGTCGGTATCAGTCCTTCTCTGTCCAGGTCAAACTGAGAATATTTTTCTTTCCTGTAGCAGAAATAGAAGCACAATGCAATAGAAGCGAAGGAAAATCCGCCGTGGTGCTTTAGCCGCTATGGCGTTCCGTTGCTAAGAACGTGGTCGAGGGATCAAATCTcgaccgtggcggccgcatttcgataggagaGGATTGAGAAAATGCCCGTATACCCTGCATTGAGTTCAGGTTGAAGAATTACACGTGTTCAGAATTAATTTGGAATTTTCCACAACGGGGCGTGTCTattaatcagatcgcggttttggcgcgtaaCACCCAAGAACAATATTTTGTGTTCAGGGAAATGCCAATTGTTACTTGATTGCAATAATAGGCATAGTGCAACCGAAAAGTAACGAAAAGGGCTGTGCAGTTACTACCTAATTCGCGACATCTCCTGCATGATAATGACTGCGGCTACAGCATTCGGCTGCCATCTAAGCGCTGCCACCGCTGTTGGCTATCGAACCCACAACGTCGTGTTCCCCAGCGCAATGTTACAGCCACTGAGCCGCTCTCTTGGGTGGTATGTAATACTAAATGCACCGATTAAAGCTCGTCGCTCCACTCTATGaaccaattcattcattcattcattcattcattcattcattcattcattcattcattcatttattcattcattcattcattcattcattcattcattcattcattcattcattcattcattcattcactcattcggTTGTAGGGTTTAACTTAAGAAGCAACACTGAGGCTAAGAAATACTgtactggaggactccgtaaCATCTTCTACCGCACGCAGATTCTTAGCGTGCACCTCAATCTCAGAACACGCGTTCGTATTCCGCCCCGACccaaatgtggccgccgcgttCGCGagccgaacccgcgacctcgcgctgaGCGCGCAAAACGCCATGTTTTCGAGTGTGAGTGCCGCGCAGTCTTGTATACCTGGCTGTGCCTGACGCCCGTTTCAGCTCTGTGTCGTCAAGGACAGGCACCTGGGTCTGAGTTACGGCGTGGCGTCTACGGCCTCGAGTACGCCGACCACAGCGGCAGCTGTCCCATCGTTCTCAGCGGCGCCTATGCCCGGACGCGCCTCGCGAAGGCCTTGGTCCGTTTCTTCGAGAGCAGACCGAACGTCGACAACATGACCGACTGCTTTGACATACGCCCGGAAGCAGAAAAGAGTGTTCGCAGTTAGCGCAAACGTGCAAACATCGTGTGGATGAATCCCTCCGGAGCAACTTACTTTGGGTTTGCGTGGTTTTTGATTAACCCTATCTGTTTTTAAGAAACAACGCTGCATATCGGAATTATATCGACGTCCGCACAACTCGTGAGACGTGCGAATGCCTGCGCTTTTATTAGATTTCGAATGTATGAAGAGGATATTTTCATTATGGGTGATTGCACAGCATTTGAGAATTGAGTTAGGATGTCCACCGAGTTCGTGGAACGTCTGAAGGCTACTGCTGTTTCCCGAGTGCCGTAGTATGAGAGGTTCAAAATAAAGTTTGATTTCTGGTTAGTATTTTCTCTCATTTTTTAATCGAAGTCTCCGAACAAAAAATGAATTCTCCggcgtgtgtttttgtttcagtGTTGCTGAGGCATATTGGTCCTGCCTCCTGCAAATTTGGCACGGGTTTTCGACGGGTTCCGTAAAGGTCTCATTTCGGGCTTGCATACAGAATAGAGCAGGCCATGGCTGACTAACATGTCATCTGCAGTTGTGTTCTTGTAAAGTGTATTATATAATTTTTAATGAAAGTATCTCATAACGGCCCTTTAGACTTATGGAGATAACTAGCTTAAAGACACGCAATTACGTAATatcacttttctttattttatccaA
This genomic window contains:
- the LOC135921349 gene encoding uncharacterized protein isoform X3, whose protein sequence is MPSKVEAESTENTFGKDTHWNPAIRFHYSYEAHLRQGNQLCVVKDRHLGLSYGVASTASSTPTTAAAVPSFSAAPMPGRASRRPWSVSSRADRTSTT
- the LOC135921349 gene encoding uncharacterized protein isoform X2; the encoded protein is MQAIPGPPIFGAVQEPPMLAAVPPPYLYTGPKMPSKVEAESTENTFALCRQGQAPGSELRRGVYGLEYADHSGSCPIVLSGAYARTRLAKALVRFFESRPNVDNMTDCFDIRPEAEKSVRS